The genomic region CGGTTTCTCGCGTTCCCCGCTGACATTGACAGAGAACAGGCCCGCCTCATCCAAAACTCTCTCTACTGTATTGCCGCGCTTCTTGCCCAGACAGTCCTTACGTTCACGAATGGCGGCTTCATAAGGCTGTGGGCCAGGCTGAAGAGCCTGTAATCGATGAACTGCGACAACGTGTTGGCTCCATGTGGCCGAAATGACATCTTTCGCTTTATCAAACGATCCAAAAACAAGGGTGGTCTGTGTATTTCGATCTCTGATGCATCTGCTCGACACCCCATCGTCAACGATCTGTGGCAGATCTCCAGCCTGCACCCATTCACCATACAAATGAGTTACCCATTCATTAACGGGCTTATCTCCGGCGGGCACATTATCAAATGCAGGCGCCGCCATGCTCGTTTGCGGTTGTATGAACGGCAGTTCCTCCTGCGCTGGAGTCTCCACTTCACCTGTATTGGCCGGCACAAAAGCGTCGGGGGGCCAGACAAGAAGTGGATATTTTTCGACAGCAAGCCACCCCGAACCGACAAGCAGCACGATGAGCATGGAGATGGTGAATGCAAACTTGCGATTGACGCCACCACCCCCAGCAGAGATGACAGCTTGCACGGAACCGCTATGTAGGAAAGGGATCCAGCGCTGCTCGAAATTCCGGCGATAGAAGTAATCGCTGTGCTCATGTCGTTCGTGAATCAGCTCCACCACGCGACCATCGGCCAGATCGTCGAATCCACTCACCCCCGACGATCCCGCATCGGAGACAACCCATTCGACGAGTCTCGCCCATGAATCCCGCCCTCCGGCTTCGTTGAGCACCTTACTGGCCTGATTGCGCTGGGCCAGTACTTTGCTCCACGGATATGCGCGGCTGACGATCGATCCGCAAAGAATCATTTTATCGAAGCGAATATCGTCATACTTCATCATCGCTTTGGTGACGATATAACTGCCGAAGCTGTGTGCGATCACCGAAGGTAGACGTTCGGCTGTGGCGAACTTGTCGCTATAGACCCTGCGGAACCATTCGACCTTGCGCGCCCGGCTCCAAGGCATCAGCAAAGAAACGGCGCTGAAGAAACCGAAACCCAGCGGGACATGACGGTATTTGTGCTGAGTCAGTACATCAGTCAACTCCCGCTGCCAATCGCCGGTAGTGCGGATACCGTGGACCGTGAGCACCACAGGCCAATCGGAAGGTTTTTCGCCAATTCTGTCCATAGATTCCCCTGCTTCGCCGAACGCCCTGAACTCACCGCCATACATGGCGCCCTAATCAGGCGATAGTGCTCGCAGGCTGCTAAGATTTTCAAGTCATTCCAGGACCTATAGACGTGAGCATCCCCACTCGTTTCCAAGCCTTCCGCATCCGCAACGACAGCACCGGCTACCGCAGTGGTATCGAGGACATGTCGATCGACGACCTCGCGCCCGGCGAGATCGTGATCAAGACCGCGTACTCGTCGGTCAACTACAAGGACGCGCTGGCCGGCACCGGCGAAGGCAAGATCCTGCGGTTCTTTCCGCTGGTCGGCGGCATCGATGTCGCCGGCCATGTGGTGTCGTCCACCGACCCGAAGTTCAAGGAAGGCGACGCGGTGCTGGTCACCGGCTCGGGGCTCAGCGAAGTCCGCGACGGGGGTTACAGCGAATACGCGCGGATCGAAGCGAAATGGGCCATCCCGCTGCCCGCTGGCCTGAGCCTGCGCGAAAGCATGATCATCGGCACTGCGGGCTTCACCGCCGCGCTCGCGCTGCTGCGGATGCAGGACAACCGGCAGACGCCGGCCCAGGGGCCGCTGGCGGTGACCGGCGCCACCGGGGGCGTGGGCTCGCTGGCGGTGGCTATCTACAGCCGCGCCGGCTACGAAGTGCATGCGATCAGCGGCAAGCCCGAACACGCCGATTACCTGAAAGGCATCGGCGCCAGCCAGGTGCTGGGTCGCGAGGTGCTGGGCGAGGCCAAATCTCTGGAAGCCGCGCGCTTCGGCGGTGGTCTGGACAATGTCGGCGGGCCGATGCTGGCCAGCCTGCTCGCCCGCACTCGCCCTTACGGCAATGTCGCCAGCGCCGGCCTGGCCGCATCGGGCGACCTCCCGACCACGGTCATGCCCTTCATCATCCGCGGGGTGTCGCTGATCGGGGTCGCCTCGGCCGGAACCGCCCGCGATCTGCGTGATGAAGTCTGGAAGCGGCTGGCTTCGGAATGGAAGCCGGCCCATCTCGAAACGATCTGCACCCGGGAGATCGGGCTGCAAGGGCTGTCGGACGTGTTCGCGGGGATGCTGGCCGGCGGTTCGTTCGGACGGACGCTGGTGCGCGTGGGATGAGGCGTGGCCTGCACGGGCCGGCTTACGGGTTGTGCACCACATCAACAAATGACATCGCCCCGCTTCCGGGCCGGGGGCCGGACGACTACACTGGCCGAAGTCTTATCTGGGGGTCTCCATGGCACGTATCCTGATCGTCGACGACTCGCCGTCGCAATTGATGGGCATTCGTCGTATCGTCGAAAAACTGGGTCATGAAGCGCTGACCGCCGAAGACGGCGCTGCTGGCGTCGAAGTCGCCAAGCGCGAGATTCCCGATCTGATCCTGATGGACGTGGTCATGCCGAACCTCAACGGTTTCCAGGCAACGCGGACCATCTGCCGCGAACCGACCACCAAACACATCCCGATCATCCTGGTCACCACCAAGGACCAGGACACCGATCGCATGTGGGGCATGCGCCAGGGCGCCAAGGCCTATCTGACTAAACCTTTCAGCGAAACCGAGCTGTCGGACACCATCACCAAGTACGTCGTCGGGCTCTAAGAGCCTGTTCAAAATCCCACCCCAAACATCGCTTTTGTTCGTCATTCCCGCGAAAGCGGGAATCCAGCGTCTTTAACACGTTGAAATACAACGACACTGGATTCCCGCTTTCGCGGGAATGACGAGCGAAATTTTCAACGCGCAAAGATTTTGAATAGGCTCTAAGCCCGACGCCAGTCGTCGCCGAAGACATCGCGCAGCCGCTGGTAGGCTTCGCGCTCTTCATCGGTATTGGCCTTCGGCGCCAGTACTTCCAGCTCAACGATCTGATCGCCGGCAGGCGCGCTTCCGGCACCCGGAAGCCCGCGTCCACGCAGGCGCAATTTGCGCCCGGCCTCGGAATCCGCAGGAATCTTCAGTTCCACCGGCCCACCGAGCGTGGGCACGCTGATCGATGCGCCCAGCGCCGCTTCCCACGGCGCCACCGACAGCACATGGATGACGTTGCGGCCGTCCACTTCGAACTGCGGATGCGCGGCGTACTCGATTTCCAGCAGCAGGTCGCCACCACCCGTGCCCTGTCCCGCGAGCCGGATCGCCTGTCCGGGCTTGATGCCCTTGGGAATGCGGACCTCCAGCGACCTGCCGGCAACCGAAACCCGCACCGGTTCGGTGCGATAGAGG from Lysobacter sp. harbors:
- a CDS encoding DnaJ domain-containing protein gives rise to the protein MRFKDYYDVLGVEPGAGEAEIKTAYRRLARKFHPDVSKETGAEEKFKAVNEAYEALRDPEKRAAYDQLRARGYRPGDEVQPPPGGFGGGPGGVDFEEIFAGGGNGGFSDFFQELFGRRRAGGFSGAPGGAPGGGARARGDGVTRAKFAVPLESLYRTEPVRVSVAGRSLEVRIPKGIKPGQAIRLAGQGTGGGDLLLEIEYAAHPQFEVDGRNVIHVLSVAPWEAALGASISVPTLGGPVELKIPADSEAGRKLRLRGRGLPGAGSAPAGDQIVELEVLAPKANTDEEREAYQRLRDVFGDDWRRA
- a CDS encoding response regulator; protein product: MARILIVDDSPSQLMGIRRIVEKLGHEALTAEDGAAGVEVAKREIPDLILMDVVMPNLNGFQATRTICREPTTKHIPIILVTTKDQDTDRMWGMRQGAKAYLTKPFSETELSDTITKYVVGL
- a CDS encoding acryloyl-CoA reductase, whose product is MSIPTRFQAFRIRNDSTGYRSGIEDMSIDDLAPGEIVIKTAYSSVNYKDALAGTGEGKILRFFPLVGGIDVAGHVVSSTDPKFKEGDAVLVTGSGLSEVRDGGYSEYARIEAKWAIPLPAGLSLRESMIIGTAGFTAALALLRMQDNRQTPAQGPLAVTGATGGVGSLAVAIYSRAGYEVHAISGKPEHADYLKGIGASQVLGREVLGEAKSLEAARFGGGLDNVGGPMLASLLARTRPYGNVASAGLAASGDLPTTVMPFIIRGVSLIGVASAGTARDLRDEVWKRLASEWKPAHLETICTREIGLQGLSDVFAGMLAGGSFGRTLVRVG